One stretch of Anabrus simplex isolate iqAnaSimp1 chromosome 3, ASM4041472v1, whole genome shotgun sequence DNA includes these proteins:
- the LOC137498872 gene encoding E3 SUMO-protein ligase ZBED1-like translates to MTLLQHLTQEPNTGEASEIELLRNHIKLYMEEKFIIHKYHKVATFLWAPFRHLKMMPDNERCDVTAEVKSLMMDETFMNDDHSNLPGSSNSTTMPQPAKVMKFASWADVDDGPTPTDELERYLRQNCGMEEDIASYWRTNGQNYPKLHQIAKKVLCIQASSSASERNFSSAGFILNARRSHLHPDNVDALLFIHSNSATNYQ, encoded by the exons ATGACGCTCCTACAGCATCTGACTCAGGAACCTAATACCGGGGAGGCTTCTGAAATAGAACTTTTGCGGAACCACATCAAATTGTATATGGAAGAGAAGTTCATCATTCACAAGTACCATAAGGTAGCAACGTTTCTGTGGGCACCATTTCGCCATCTGAAAATGATGCCTGACAATGAAAGGTGTGATGTAACAGCGGAG GTAAAAAGCCTTATGATGGACGAGACGTTCATGAATGACGACCATTCTAATCTTCCGGGGTCATcaaactccacgactatgccacaacctgccaaagtaatgaagtttgctTCGTGGGCTGACGTTGATGATGGTCCtactccaacagatgagctggaaagatatttaaggcaaaattgtggaatggaagaagatatagcATCCtactggagaacaaatggacaaaactatccgaAACTTCACCAGATCGCTAAAAAGGTATTATGTATACAAgcgtcaagttcagcttcagagaggaatttcagttcagcgggcttcattctcaacgcacgacggtctcaTCTACACCCCGACAATGTTGATGCCCTCCTTTTCATTCACAGCAATTCCGCCACCAATTATCAGTGa